A section of the Sphaerodactylus townsendi isolate TG3544 linkage group LG11, MPM_Stown_v2.3, whole genome shotgun sequence genome encodes:
- the CUL2 gene encoding cullin-2, with protein sequence MSLKPRVVDFDETWNKLLTTIKAVVMLDYVERATWNDRFSDIYALCVAYPEPLGERLYMETKIFLENHVRHLHKRVLDSEEQILVMYHRYWDEYSKGADYMDCLYRYLNTQFIKKNKLTEADLQYGYGGVDMSEPLMEIGELALDMWRRLMIEPLQAVLIRMLLREIKNDRCGEDPNQKVIHGVINSFVHVEQYKKKFPLKFYQEIFECPFLNETGEYYKQEASNLLQESNCSQYMEKVLCRLKDEEMRCRKYLNPSSYGKVINECQQRMVADHLQFLHAECHNIIRQEKRSDMANMYTLLHAVPSGLPHMIQELQNHIHDEGLRATSNLSQENMPTQFVESVLEVHSKFVQLISTVLNGDQRFMSALDKALTSVVNYREPKSICKAPELLAKYCDNLLKKSAKGMTENEVEDKLTSFITVFKYIDDKDVFQKFYARMLAKRLIHGLSMSMDSEEAMINKLKQACGYEFTSKLHRMYTDMSVSADLNNKFNNFIKNQDTVVDLGISFQIYVLQAGAWPLTQAPSSTFAIPQELEKSVQMFELFYSQHFSGRKLTWLHYLCTGEVKMNYLCKPYVAMVTTYQMAVLLAFNNSETVSYKELQDSTQMNEKELTKTIKSLLDVKMINHDSDKEDVEAESTFSLNMSFSSKRTKFKITTSMQKDTPQEMEQTRSAVDEDRKMYLQAAIVRIMKARKLLRHNALIQEVISQSRARFNPSISMIKKCIEVLIDKQYIERSQASADEYSYVA encoded by the exons ATGTCCTTGAAACCACGAGTGGTTGATTTTGATGAAACATGGAACAAACTTCTTACAACAATTAAAGCTGTTGTAATGTTGGATTATGTTGAAAGAGCTACGTGGAATGACCGCTTCTC GGACATTTATGCTTTATGTGTGGCCTATCCTGAACCTCTTGGGGAGAGACTTTATATGGAAACtaaaatttttttggaaaatcatGTACGCCATTTGCACAAG AGAGTTCTAGACTCTGAAGAACAAATACTGGTAATGTATCATAGATATTGGGATGAATACAGTAAAGGGGCAGACTATATGGACTGTTTATACAG ATACCTCAATACACAgtttattaaaaagaacaaattaaCCGAAGCCGATCTTCAGTATGGCTATGGAGGTGTGGACATGAGTGAGCCATTGATGGAGATTGGAGAG CTAGCACTTGATATGTGGAGGAGGTTAATGATTGAGCCCTTGCAGGCTGTCCTCATTCGAATGCTCCTCCGAGAAATCAAAAA CGATCGCTGTGGAGAAGATCCAAATCAGAAAGTAATCCATGGGGTTATTAACTCCTTTGTTCATGTTGAACAGTATAAGAAAAAATTCCCtctaaag TTTTATCAGGAAATTTTTGAGTGTCCTTTTCTGAATGAAACAGGGGAGTATTATAAACAAGAAGCATCGAATTTATTGCAAGAGTCGAACTGCTCGCAGTATATGGAAAAG GTTTTATGTAGATTAAAAGATGAAGAAATGAGATGTCGAAAGTACCTAAACCCCAGCTCCTACGGCAAAGTAATTAACGAATGCCAACAACGAATGGTAGCAGATCACTTACAGTTCCTTCACGCGGAATGCCATAACATCATCCgacaagagaagagaagtg ACATGGCAAACATGTACACGTTGCTTCATGCTGTGCCAAGTGGCTTACCTCATATGATTCAGGAACTACAGAACCATATCCATGACGAGGGCCTTAGAGCAACCAGTAACCTTTCTCAGGAAAAT ATGCCCACTCAGTTTGTGGAGTCAGTGTTGGAAGTCCACAGTAAATTTGTCCAGCTCATCAGCACCGTTTTGAACGGGGATCAGCGCTTTATGAGTGCCCTTGATAAG GCTTTGACATCAGTAGTGAATTATAGGGAACCAAAGTCCATCTGCAAAGCACCTGAGTTG CTGGCCAAGTATTGTGACAACTTGCTTAAAAAATCGGCAAAAGGCATGACGGAAAATGAAGTAGAAGACAAACTTACCAGCTTCATTACTGTTTTCAAATATATTGATGATAAAGACGTTTTCCAAAAG TTCTATGCTAGAATGTTGGCGAAACGGCTTATCCATGGCTTGTCCATGTCTATGGACTCCGAAGAAGCTATGATTAACAAATTGAAG cAAGCCTGTGGTTATGAGTTCACTAGCAAGCTTCATCGAATGTACACAGATATGAGCGTTAGTGCTGACCTGAACAACAAATTCAACAACTTCATAAAAAATCAAGACACCGTTGTAGATCTGGGAATTAGTTTCCAGATATATGTTCTTCAG GCTGGCGCATGGCCCTTAACTCAGGCGCCTTCATCTACGTTTGCCATTCCTCAGGAACTGGAAAAAAGTGTACAGATG TTTGAATTATTTTACAGTCAGCATTTCAGTGGGAGGAAACTTACCTGGTTACATTACCTCTGCACAG GTGAGGTAAAAATGAATTACCTGTGCAAACCGTATGTAGCCATGGTTACCACATACCAAATGGCAGTGCTGCTCGCCTTCAACAATAGCGAAACTGTCAGTTACAAGGAACTTCAAGACAGTACGCAGATGAATGAGAAAGAACTGACGAAGACGATCAAGTCGTTACTGGATGTCAAAATGATCAACCATGACTCGGACAAA GAAGATGTCGAGGCAGAATCTACTTTTTCATTAAATATGAGCTTCAGCAGTAAAcgaacaaaatttaaaatcactacATCCATGCAAAAAGACACGCCGCAG GAAATGGAGCAAACCAGAAGTGCTGTAGATGAAGATAGGAAAATGTACCTTCAAGCTGCTATAGTCCGTATCATGAAGGCGCGAAAACTTCTCCGACACAACGCTCTTATTCAGGAG GTAATTAGCCAATCAAGAGCTAGGTTTAACCCAAGCATCAGCATGATTAAGAAGTGTATTG